A region of Streptomyces sp. NBC_01788 DNA encodes the following proteins:
- a CDS encoding bifunctional DNA primase/polymerase, whose protein sequence is MQRMTRRGMEWLSAAADDPAQCRQVWADDPRMPCLLATGRFFDVVSVEQRLGLEMFDRLLRSGLPFGPSVIDRKAQRVGFFLGSQSRETFTHYLERETSSPPPYRYLGHGSAVVVPGPIPLSSDRYQWLRAPMRRPAANPLRPVALATALVASAELLARIDRFDEQYPTPYAAVAALPEETTTDAG, encoded by the coding sequence GTGCAGAGGATGACCAGGCGGGGCATGGAATGGCTGTCTGCGGCGGCGGACGACCCGGCGCAGTGCCGACAGGTTTGGGCGGATGACCCGCGGATGCCCTGCCTGCTGGCGACGGGCCGCTTCTTCGACGTGGTGAGCGTGGAACAGCGCCTCGGCTTGGAGATGTTCGATCGGCTCTTGCGTAGTGGCTTGCCGTTCGGGCCCTCAGTCATCGACCGCAAGGCGCAGCGCGTCGGATTCTTCCTCGGCTCGCAGAGCCGCGAGACCTTCACGCACTACCTCGAACGGGAGACGTCCTCCCCGCCGCCGTACCGGTACCTCGGCCACGGCTCGGCCGTCGTCGTGCCCGGCCCCATCCCGTTGTCCAGCGACCGCTACCAGTGGCTTCGGGCGCCGATGCGCCGGCCGGCGGCCAACCCGCTGCGGCCGGTCGCCCTCGCGACTGCGCTGGTGGCCTCCGCGGAACTCCTGGCGAGGATCGACCGCTTCGACGAGCAGTACCCGACTCCGTACGCGGCGGTCGCTGCGCTCCCCGAGGAGACGACCACCGATGCGGGATAA
- a CDS encoding KTSC domain-containing protein: protein MNRSPVASSNITSIGYEAATMLLEIEFSSGVYQYDAVPEHIYMELMAAPSHGRYFARAIRDRYAYRKVA from the coding sequence ATGAATAGATCACCTGTGGCATCATCTAATATCACCTCTATTGGCTACGAGGCAGCAACAATGCTGCTTGAGATTGAGTTCTCCTCCGGCGTCTATCAGTATGATGCCGTGCCGGAGCACATCTACATGGAATTGATGGCGGCTCCGAGTCACGGGCGTTACTTCGCGCGTGCCATCAGAGATCGCTATGCATACCGAAAGGTCGCCTGA
- a CDS encoding ATP-dependent nuclease — translation MRMIRARIENFRCLQLAEVRFDNVTSIIGPNGVGKSTILRALDWFFNGEKGTSLSVDDLCVNAKGSRILVEVEFDSLTPDDRNELGYYAPEGVDSVLIRRTWQNGEDKITGKGLTFPPFELVRSQLSATAKRKAYNTLREERPELSLPSAGSEALVDEAMIVWERNHPDQLEESEIQATNFFGFAGKGKLSSLFEFILVSADLRALEESTDTRSAIFGRIIERAVDRRLADTELAELDDRLNLERAQIATKNFGPQLELISKELTKAVEVFSAGRDVLVSPVDNPYKPVKASFKVSIVDGPVETGVERQGHGFQRAMIIAALKLLSDRGSEGPRSKAVCLAIEEPELYQHPVQARAFSQVLRKIAEDPNQRAQVAYATHNPIFVDPHHFHEIRRISRVGKGSFERAISIAHVRVEDVIEALSGFVPEDRVRKQIGAAILHRLAEALFASAVVLVEGDTDKAVLEGCATRSGGPLAVEGIHVADAGNKTAIYLNHAILTLLGIPCFVVFDADSGVGVRMEQKGRTQRDIRSAEISESAENHRLFLYLGHHNKPDWPPTHAESDFAVFADRLEELISNEWPEWGAKINELIESGLGYSEKNSYTYARASIEAEGEPPIVIKQIIENVKAMAREGQ, via the coding sequence ATGAGGATGATCCGGGCGCGGATTGAGAACTTCCGCTGCCTCCAACTAGCTGAAGTGCGCTTCGACAACGTCACTTCAATTATCGGCCCTAACGGTGTCGGCAAGTCCACGATCTTGCGTGCACTCGATTGGTTTTTCAATGGCGAAAAGGGCACGAGCCTAAGCGTCGACGACCTCTGCGTTAACGCTAAAGGCAGCAGGATCCTCGTCGAGGTCGAATTCGATTCGCTTACGCCGGACGACCGCAATGAACTCGGGTACTACGCCCCCGAAGGGGTGGATAGTGTACTGATTCGGCGCACATGGCAAAACGGCGAAGATAAGATCACGGGCAAGGGGCTGACCTTCCCTCCGTTCGAGTTGGTCCGGAGCCAGCTTAGTGCGACCGCGAAGCGTAAAGCTTACAACACACTTCGCGAGGAGCGTCCCGAACTTTCTCTTCCTTCTGCCGGAAGCGAAGCTCTAGTAGACGAAGCGATGATCGTCTGGGAGAGAAACCATCCCGACCAACTCGAAGAGTCCGAGATCCAAGCTACAAACTTTTTCGGGTTCGCTGGGAAAGGCAAACTATCCAGCCTCTTTGAGTTTATCTTGGTTAGCGCAGATCTGCGCGCCCTTGAAGAGTCGACTGACACTCGCTCTGCAATTTTCGGCCGCATTATCGAGCGCGCCGTAGACAGGCGACTCGCGGATACAGAGCTAGCGGAACTGGACGATCGCCTGAATCTTGAGCGTGCCCAGATTGCGACAAAAAACTTCGGCCCACAGCTTGAGCTGATTTCCAAGGAACTAACCAAAGCCGTGGAGGTTTTCTCTGCTGGCCGAGATGTCCTTGTCTCTCCTGTGGACAACCCATACAAACCCGTTAAAGCATCATTCAAGGTCAGTATTGTAGACGGCCCTGTTGAGACTGGCGTCGAGCGTCAAGGGCATGGATTTCAGCGAGCGATGATTATCGCTGCCCTGAAGCTCCTTTCGGATAGAGGTAGCGAGGGGCCTCGCTCCAAGGCTGTGTGCCTGGCCATCGAAGAACCCGAGCTATACCAGCACCCTGTTCAAGCGCGCGCCTTCTCTCAAGTTTTGCGAAAAATCGCAGAAGACCCTAACCAGAGAGCACAGGTGGCCTACGCCACTCACAACCCGATTTTCGTGGATCCTCATCATTTCCATGAGATTCGGCGCATAAGTAGAGTCGGTAAGGGGAGCTTCGAGCGGGCCATCTCAATCGCACATGTCCGAGTCGAGGACGTGATAGAAGCACTCTCCGGCTTCGTTCCGGAAGACCGCGTGAGAAAACAGATCGGTGCAGCTATTCTCCACCGTCTGGCCGAGGCTCTATTTGCATCCGCTGTAGTACTCGTAGAAGGCGACACAGATAAGGCCGTACTGGAAGGATGCGCTACGCGCAGCGGCGGCCCTTTGGCCGTCGAGGGGATTCACGTAGCGGACGCCGGCAACAAGACGGCGATTTACTTGAATCACGCAATTCTGACTCTGCTCGGCATTCCATGCTTTGTGGTATTTGATGCCGATTCCGGAGTTGGCGTTCGCATGGAGCAGAAGGGGAGGACTCAGCGCGATATCCGGAGTGCGGAGATTTCGGAGAGCGCCGAGAATCACCGACTATTCTTGTACCTCGGTCACCATAATAAGCCCGATTGGCCGCCGACTCACGCGGAAAGCGACTTCGCCGTTTTCGCTGACCGACTCGAAGAGCTAATCAGTAATGAATGGCCTGAGTGGGGGGCCAAGATCAATGAACTCATTGAGTCCGGCCTCGGCTACAGCGAAAAGAATTCATACACGTACGCGAGGGCTTCGATCGAAGCTGAAGGGGAACCGCCGATCGTGATCAAGCAGATCATCGAAAACGTAAAAGCGATGGCCAGGGAGGGCCAGTGA
- a CDS encoding GntR family transcriptional regulator, translated as MPRKNTQPKYRQIADYLREGILDGTFPSGQPLPSEEALAKQFGVTRPTVRQGLSELRASGLVEAIMGRGTFARSPHSRPSHTRPRGVRRASDGRYIEADGIRWTDAEPPVATRTDAPLALADLLRIPPGEPMFTYDALQTADHGRLRQLHRTYIPFSILIDTKYEEEAPPPAPDLYAALTDLGHELHFTEYVRTRMPLPDQAQALRLADGVPLLHVIRVTLTEADRPLALEEFRLPGDELELSFRL; from the coding sequence ATGCCGCGGAAGAACACGCAGCCGAAGTACCGGCAGATCGCCGACTACCTGCGCGAAGGCATCCTTGACGGCACCTTCCCCTCCGGCCAACCCCTGCCCTCCGAGGAGGCGTTGGCGAAACAGTTCGGCGTGACGCGCCCCACGGTCCGCCAGGGCTTGAGTGAGCTACGGGCTTCCGGTCTCGTCGAGGCCATCATGGGCCGCGGAACCTTCGCCCGCTCTCCGCACAGCCGGCCCAGTCACACGCGCCCGCGGGGCGTACGCCGAGCATCTGACGGCCGGTACATCGAGGCCGACGGCATCCGCTGGACCGACGCCGAGCCACCGGTAGCCACTCGCACCGACGCCCCGCTTGCCCTCGCGGACCTACTCCGCATCCCGCCGGGCGAGCCCATGTTCACGTACGACGCGTTGCAGACCGCAGACCACGGCCGTCTCCGCCAACTCCACCGGACTTACATCCCGTTCTCGATACTGATCGACACGAAGTACGAGGAGGAGGCCCCACCGCCAGCCCCGGATCTCTACGCAGCGCTTACCGACCTGGGCCACGAACTCCACTTCACGGAGTACGTCCGCACCCGCATGCCCCTACCGGACCAGGCCCAGGCCCTCCGACTCGCAGACGGGGTCCCGCTGCTGCACGTCATCCGCGTGACCCTCACAGAGGCTGACAGGCCCCTCGCGCTGGAGGAATTCCGCCTTCCGGGTGACGAGCTGGAGCTGTCGTTCCGGCTGTAG
- a CDS encoding SCO3933 family regulatory protein — protein MATLPIDTAKYTGIICAVPPAPRVANRETGQLRVDRETGKTVYQVGLCLMAGTSADVVNVSVAGEPAGVQLGMPVAVRDLVATPWENDGRHGIAFRAAEIRPLSAPTASAGKGAGQ, from the coding sequence GTGGCAACCCTTCCGATCGACACTGCGAAGTACACGGGGATCATCTGCGCCGTCCCCCCGGCTCCGCGGGTCGCCAACCGTGAGACCGGTCAGCTTCGCGTCGACCGCGAGACCGGCAAGACGGTGTACCAGGTCGGTCTCTGCCTGATGGCGGGGACGTCGGCCGACGTCGTGAACGTGAGCGTGGCCGGTGAGCCGGCCGGTGTGCAGCTCGGCATGCCCGTGGCCGTGCGGGACCTGGTCGCCACGCCGTGGGAGAACGACGGGCGGCACGGGATCGCGTTCCGCGCGGCGGAGATCCGGCCCCTGAGTGCTCCCACCGCCTCGGCGGGCAAGGGGGCCGGGCAGTGA
- a CDS encoding FtsK/SpoIIIE domain-containing protein, which translates to MELASATSAGVTWPSWVLVVAAVLVPGLLLAGPALRRRSPGAWWLLCAFPAVAFRVVQTWRPLMAGCGLAVSRRPALTVVSGLVGKGAPPPQPRVPRRGLIRPTPGGFVLLVRLLPGQVPEHFVKAAPAMVESWQVHAVRVTSWKPGVVRIVASAVDPLADPQVPKQRGPGHLLRVTVGALETGAAWVVDLRRVPHWLIVGATRSGKSTLINALVAGLAPQPVALVGIDCKGGMELSLYEPRLSALATNREQAVRLLTALVDLTLDRMSLCRAARVRNIWGLPDKERPVPVVVIVDEIAELFLVASRNEKDEAHAAGTALIRLAQLGAALGVFLVVAGQRVGSDLGPGVTALRAQLGGRVCHRVADPGTAEMALGDLNPDALKAAQAIAPEQAGTAVLASGDGWERARSHLITEADAEAVAAEYAHLTPVLSELHVEP; encoded by the coding sequence ATGGAACTGGCCTCCGCCACTTCGGCCGGTGTGACCTGGCCGAGTTGGGTTCTGGTGGTGGCCGCCGTGCTGGTGCCGGGTCTGCTTCTGGCGGGCCCGGCCCTGCGCCGCCGCTCTCCCGGTGCCTGGTGGTTGTTATGCGCCTTCCCGGCCGTGGCCTTCCGGGTCGTGCAGACCTGGCGGCCCCTGATGGCGGGCTGCGGGCTCGCCGTGAGCCGTCGGCCGGCGTTGACCGTGGTGTCCGGGCTCGTCGGCAAGGGGGCGCCTCCGCCTCAGCCGCGGGTGCCCCGCCGGGGGCTCATACGCCCGACCCCCGGCGGCTTCGTACTGCTCGTGAGGCTGCTGCCGGGTCAAGTGCCTGAGCACTTTGTCAAAGCCGCCCCCGCCATGGTGGAGAGCTGGCAGGTGCACGCGGTGCGGGTGACCTCCTGGAAACCGGGGGTCGTACGGATCGTCGCGTCGGCGGTCGACCCACTGGCAGACCCGCAGGTGCCGAAGCAGCGAGGGCCCGGCCATCTGCTCCGGGTGACCGTGGGCGCCCTGGAGACCGGAGCCGCGTGGGTGGTCGACCTGCGGCGCGTTCCTCACTGGTTGATCGTCGGGGCCACGCGCTCGGGAAAGTCGACGCTGATCAACGCCCTCGTGGCGGGCCTCGCGCCGCAGCCCGTCGCCCTGGTCGGCATCGACTGCAAGGGCGGCATGGAACTGTCCCTCTACGAGCCCCGGCTGTCCGCCCTCGCGACGAACCGAGAGCAAGCAGTGCGGCTGCTGACCGCCCTCGTCGACCTGACCCTCGACCGGATGTCCCTCTGCCGGGCGGCCCGCGTCCGGAACATCTGGGGTCTGCCCGACAAGGAACGCCCGGTCCCCGTCGTCGTGATCGTCGACGAGATCGCGGAACTCTTCCTCGTGGCCAGCCGGAACGAGAAGGACGAAGCGCACGCGGCCGGTACGGCGCTGATTCGGCTGGCCCAACTCGGTGCAGCGCTCGGGGTGTTCCTCGTCGTGGCCGGCCAACGTGTCGGCTCCGACCTCGGGCCCGGTGTCACGGCTCTGCGGGCGCAACTGGGCGGCCGGGTGTGCCACCGCGTGGCCGACCCCGGTACTGCAGAGATGGCGCTCGGCGACCTCAATCCCGACGCGCTGAAGGCGGCCCAGGCCATCGCCCCGGAGCAGGCCGGTACCGCCGTCCTCGCTTCCGGCGACGGCTGGGAGCGCGCCCGGTCCCACCTGATCACGGAAGCGGACGCGGAAGCCGTGGCCGCAGAGTACGCGCACCTGACTCCCGTCCTGTCCGAGTTGCACGTCGAACCGTGA
- a CDS encoding replication initiator, with protein MTTALPRSVSALVARASDPDFAAWRRNIVRLGGCTNPIHLVGAATVYDTTTGAALLSYGSDAYGGRLLTACGNRRATVCPTCSALYRADTYQLVRAGLVGGKSVREAVRDHPRVFATLTAPGFGPVHTRRERDGRVRPCRPRRTGDHCAHGTPAGCRERHPADDPRLGEPLCPRCYDYAGAVLWHAFAGRLWHRFGLELRREVTRRVGLSRTEFGEVARLSYAKVAEYQRRGLVHFHAVIRLDGPDGPDSHPPGWATVPLLVDSVQAVVGKVRLTAPGSAVIGPRVLRFGTQVDVRPVTSSGRTAGERPASAATVAGYIAKYATKGAETAGAVDGRIHHARHMVMLPVRAHVLRMISTCWWLGDLPEFAPLGLRRWAHMLGYGGHFSTKSRRYSTTLTALRQARANHRAEQQRDALGLSEHSTVTVGHWRYAGRGYSPEAALLAASVREGGGRHGA; from the coding sequence ATGACCACAGCTCTTCCGCGGAGCGTCTCGGCGCTTGTCGCCAGAGCCTCGGATCCGGACTTCGCGGCCTGGCGCCGGAACATCGTCCGCCTCGGTGGTTGCACCAACCCGATTCACCTGGTCGGCGCGGCCACCGTCTACGACACGACGACCGGTGCCGCTCTGCTCTCCTACGGATCGGATGCCTACGGCGGTCGCCTGCTCACCGCGTGCGGCAACCGACGGGCGACGGTCTGCCCGACCTGCTCGGCCCTGTACCGGGCGGACACGTACCAACTCGTCCGGGCCGGTCTCGTCGGAGGTAAAAGCGTCCGCGAGGCGGTGAGGGATCACCCACGGGTGTTCGCCACGCTCACCGCCCCCGGGTTCGGCCCGGTCCACACGCGCCGCGAGCGTGACGGGCGTGTGCGACCCTGCCGGCCTCGCCGGACAGGTGACCACTGCGCACACGGGACCCCAGCCGGATGCCGGGAGCGGCACCCGGCGGACGACCCTCGTCTCGGCGAACCTCTCTGTCCGCGCTGCTACGACTACGCGGGGGCGGTCCTCTGGCACGCGTTCGCCGGTCGGCTCTGGCACCGGTTCGGGCTGGAGCTGCGGCGGGAGGTCACCCGGCGGGTCGGCCTGTCGCGTACGGAGTTCGGAGAGGTCGCCCGGCTCTCGTACGCGAAGGTTGCCGAGTACCAGCGGCGGGGCCTGGTCCACTTCCATGCCGTGATCCGCCTCGACGGCCCGGACGGGCCCGACTCGCACCCGCCCGGCTGGGCCACGGTGCCGCTCCTCGTGGATTCCGTGCAGGCCGTGGTCGGGAAGGTACGGCTGACCGCCCCCGGCTCGGCGGTCATCGGGCCGCGGGTGCTGCGCTTCGGCACCCAGGTCGACGTACGGCCTGTCACCTCGTCCGGACGGACAGCGGGGGAGCGGCCTGCCTCCGCGGCGACCGTGGCGGGGTACATCGCCAAGTACGCCACCAAGGGTGCGGAGACTGCCGGCGCCGTGGACGGCCGGATCCACCACGCACGGCACATGGTCATGCTGCCGGTCCGCGCTCACGTGCTGCGCATGATCAGTACGTGTTGGTGGCTCGGCGACCTGCCGGAGTTCGCCCCGCTCGGGCTGCGGCGCTGGGCCCACATGCTCGGGTACGGCGGCCACTTCTCCACCAAGTCACGTCGCTACTCGACCACGCTGACCGCCCTCCGGCAGGCCCGTGCCAACCATCGCGCGGAGCAGCAGCGTGACGCCCTCGGCCTGTCGGAACACTCGACGGTCACGGTCGGCCACTGGCGTTACGCGGGGCGCGGCTACTCGCCGGAAGCGGCGCTCCTGGCGGCCTCAGTGCGGGAGGGCGGTGGTCGCCATGGCGCGTGA
- a CDS encoding helix-turn-helix transcriptional regulator: MARDTRARTAELLTVRQVLDELGGISRRTFYRWRELRIAPACIRLPNGELRVRRDVLDEWLEERAEGAAS, translated from the coding sequence ATGGCGCGTGACACCCGCGCGAGAACGGCCGAACTGCTCACCGTGCGGCAGGTGCTCGACGAACTGGGCGGCATCTCCCGGCGCACCTTCTACCGCTGGCGGGAACTGCGGATCGCCCCTGCCTGCATTCGCCTGCCGAACGGTGAGCTGCGGGTCCGACGTGACGTGCTCGACGAGTGGTTGGAGGAACGGGCGGAGGGGGCGGCATCGTGA
- a CDS encoding tyrosine-type recombinase/integrase gives MKSYKASVWKLSVNKTTKKPTYLVRWVVDGHPFSESHKTKALADRFRAKLVRALDKGEPFDTVTGLPDSLRGGKAALSFLDLAVKYVDARWAEASAKQRDSMTDALATVVPVLVKAGRGRPAPEVLRRALRSYVLPVPRRERERPEEITSAVRWIERSSLLVGELQEISRVHELIDGLSRRLDGKPAATQTYRRRRAVVFNALEFAVELEHLTSNPLSRVRRKRGKRAVQEVDRRVVVNPRQARELLTALTYVGGYERASGRRLRAFFGCLYYAAMRPGEALGLRRSDCTLPAQGWGRIELAETRPTAGKAWTDSGEAHDRRGLKQRAHGEVRIVPIPPPLVRLLREHLDEFGTADDGRLFSSERGNVIAASSYSRAWKQARELAFIPDQVSSVLAFRPYDLRHAGVSQWLNSGVPAPEVAARAGHSVDVLLKIYAKCIDGQEQEMNDRIMQGLGEDDTEN, from the coding sequence GTGAAGTCCTACAAGGCTTCCGTGTGGAAGCTCTCGGTCAACAAGACCACCAAGAAGCCGACCTACCTGGTGCGCTGGGTGGTCGACGGTCACCCCTTCAGCGAGTCGCACAAGACCAAGGCGCTGGCCGACCGCTTCCGCGCGAAGCTCGTCCGGGCGCTCGACAAGGGCGAGCCGTTCGACACCGTGACCGGACTGCCCGACTCCCTGCGGGGTGGCAAAGCGGCGCTGTCCTTCCTCGACCTGGCGGTCAAGTACGTCGATGCCCGGTGGGCGGAGGCGTCCGCCAAGCAGCGGGACAGCATGACGGACGCCTTGGCGACAGTCGTTCCCGTCCTGGTCAAAGCGGGACGGGGGAGGCCCGCTCCGGAGGTGCTGCGGCGGGCGCTGCGCTCGTACGTCCTGCCCGTGCCGCGCAGGGAGAGGGAGAGGCCGGAGGAGATCACCTCGGCTGTGCGGTGGATCGAAAGGTCGTCGCTTCTGGTCGGAGAACTGCAAGAGATCAGCCGCGTACACGAGCTGATCGACGGATTGAGCCGGAGGCTGGACGGCAAGCCCGCGGCGACGCAGACCTACCGGCGTCGGCGAGCCGTCGTCTTCAACGCGCTGGAGTTCGCGGTGGAGCTGGAACACCTCACCTCTAACCCGCTGAGCCGCGTCCGGCGCAAACGGGGCAAGCGGGCGGTGCAGGAGGTTGACCGCCGGGTGGTGGTCAACCCCCGGCAGGCCCGGGAACTGCTGACCGCACTCACCTACGTGGGCGGCTACGAACGGGCGAGTGGCCGGCGGCTGCGGGCGTTCTTCGGGTGCCTGTACTACGCGGCCATGCGGCCGGGGGAGGCGCTGGGCCTTCGTCGCTCCGACTGCACGCTTCCGGCACAGGGCTGGGGGCGCATCGAGTTGGCGGAGACCCGCCCTACGGCAGGGAAGGCGTGGACCGACTCCGGTGAGGCGCACGACCGGCGCGGCCTGAAGCAGCGGGCCCACGGTGAGGTACGCATCGTGCCGATCCCTCCGCCGCTCGTGAGGCTGCTCCGCGAGCACCTGGACGAGTTCGGCACGGCGGACGACGGTCGGCTGTTCTCCAGCGAGCGGGGCAACGTGATCGCCGCATCGTCGTACTCCCGAGCCTGGAAGCAGGCTCGGGAACTGGCGTTCATCCCCGACCAGGTGTCCTCGGTCTTGGCCTTCCGCCCGTACGACCTCCGGCACGCGGGCGTCTCCCAGTGGCTCAACTCGGGTGTGCCCGCCCCGGAGGTCGCCGCGCGGGCCGGCCACTCCGTGGACGTGCTCCTGAAGATCTACGCCAAGTGCATCGACGGCCAGGAACAGGAGATGAACGACCGGATCATGCAAGGGCTGGGGGAGGACGACACCGAGAACTGA
- a CDS encoding response regulator codes for MGKSRTRWPVPTYSRVVPAASGRVLVVDDNKVIRQLIRVNLELEGLEVVTAADGVECLDVVHRVQPDVVTLDVVMPRLDGLGTAARLRADPLTRDLPLAIVSACSQYEIEAGLDVGVDAFLSKPFEPAELVRLVRRLIDGGARGAGEAEPAGRSSG; via the coding sequence GTGGGGAAAAGCCGGACGCGGTGGCCGGTGCCGACCTACTCTCGAGTGGTGCCAGCCGCTTCGGGACGGGTGCTTGTTGTGGACGACAACAAGGTCATCCGGCAGCTGATCAGGGTCAATCTTGAGCTTGAGGGGCTCGAGGTCGTGACCGCGGCCGACGGTGTCGAGTGTCTGGATGTCGTGCATCGGGTGCAGCCCGATGTCGTCACGCTCGATGTCGTCATGCCGCGACTGGACGGGCTGGGGACCGCCGCCCGGTTGCGGGCCGATCCGCTCACCCGTGATCTTCCCCTCGCCATCGTCAGCGCCTGTTCGCAGTACGAGATCGAGGCCGGGCTCGACGTCGGCGTCGACGCCTTCCTCTCCAAGCCCTTCGAGCCGGCCGAGCTCGTGCGGCTCGTGCGGCGGTTGATCGACGGTGGGGCCCGTGGGGCCGGGGAGGCCGAGCCCGCCGGGCGTAGTAGCGGCTGA
- the nrtL gene encoding ArgS-related anticodon-binding protein NrtL: MTPVELSRTVLSAVRRAVDVGELDVSVPERVVVAPPRPGGCGDYATNVALQLARPAGRPAPVVAQVLRGHLLGLDGIGDVTVTGPGFLNISLRDADAEAALVRLVEDVRRAGERYGYAPASAGTVVELRCPREVRALVVADVVQRLLQSQGSEARVVLVDPIPARWEQILGVHVEPVGDDTVPAVHVRPVPAPADPLPLGRDAARWALLHPAGHDRPRVGDEHLVQRESNPLFRVRYAHARVRALGRNACDLGFGAQAGPLDVVPSELVALLADHPRVLARAADHHAPDVLARHLVSVADAVLPFLATVLPRGDEKPSAAHRARLALAEAVGTVLAGGLSLLGIDAPEHL, from the coding sequence GTGACCCCCGTGGAGCTCTCCCGTACCGTGCTCAGCGCGGTCCGTCGCGCTGTCGACGTGGGGGAACTCGACGTCAGCGTGCCCGAGCGGGTCGTGGTCGCGCCGCCTCGGCCCGGCGGTTGTGGCGACTACGCCACCAACGTCGCCCTCCAGCTCGCCCGGCCCGCCGGGCGGCCAGCACCCGTCGTCGCCCAGGTGCTCCGGGGCCATCTGCTCGGCCTCGACGGCATCGGCGACGTCACCGTCACCGGGCCCGGGTTCCTCAACATCAGCCTCCGCGACGCCGACGCGGAGGCCGCCCTCGTGCGGCTGGTGGAGGACGTTCGGCGCGCCGGTGAGCGGTACGGGTACGCCCCGGCGTCGGCCGGGACCGTCGTCGAGCTGCGTTGTCCCCGCGAGGTCCGTGCCCTCGTCGTCGCGGATGTCGTGCAGCGGCTTCTCCAGTCCCAGGGGAGCGAGGCACGGGTCGTCCTCGTCGACCCCATCCCCGCCCGCTGGGAGCAGATCCTCGGCGTCCATGTCGAACCCGTCGGCGACGACACCGTTCCTGCCGTCCACGTCAGGCCCGTTCCCGCCCCCGCCGACCCCCTTCCCCTCGGCCGTGACGCCGCCCGCTGGGCCCTTCTTCATCCCGCCGGCCACGACCGGCCCCGTGTCGGCGACGAGCATCTCGTCCAGCGTGAGAGCAACCCGCTCTTCCGCGTCCGGTACGCGCATGCCCGCGTCCGGGCCCTCGGCCGGAACGCCTGCGACCTGGGCTTCGGTGCTCAGGCCGGCCCCCTCGACGTGGTTCCGTCCGAGCTGGTCGCGCTGCTCGCCGACCATCCCCGCGTGCTCGCCCGCGCCGCGGACCACCACGCTCCCGACGTTCTCGCCCGGCACCTCGTCAGCGTTGCCGATGCCGTGCTGCCGTTCCTCGCGACCGTGCTGCCGCGGGGGGACGAGAAACCCTCGGCCGCCCACCGCGCCCGGCTCGCCCTTGCCGAAGCCGTCGGGACGGTGCTGGCCGGTGGCCTGTCCCTGCTCGGCATCGACGCACCCGAACACCTCTGA